One stretch of Thermodesulfobacteriota bacterium DNA includes these proteins:
- a CDS encoding Glu/Leu/Phe/Val dehydrogenase yields MFDLFRSPAFDNAVVYYDRACELLGLEDWLRERLRFPQRTLVVSCPIRMDEGEIRVFTGYRVQHNLTLGPCKGGVRYHPDVDMGEVASLAMGMSWKCGLAELPFGGAKGGVSVDPMELSLGELERLTRRYTAEILPIIGPNKDIPAPDMGTNPQTMAWMMDTYSMTEGYTTPAVVTGKPVIIGGSLGREEATGFGVAYIVEDALRHFKKSLPGAKVAIQGFGNVGTYTAQKLSEMGCSVVAVSDMYGGIYNSSGLPVHELLDLVRHKGRVQEFKQSDKITNDELITLDCDVLIPAAVGRVITKENANKLRCKMVVEGANGPTTADADDILAERGIPVVPDILANAGGVIVSYYEWVQGLQEYYWSKDMVFTELQKRMRGMFNKVSHFALEKAVSLRMAALMFGINQVAQAKKLRGLYP; encoded by the coding sequence ATGTTCGACCTATTTAGATCTCCAGCTTTTGATAACGCCGTAGTGTATTACGACCGAGCTTGTGAGCTACTGGGGTTAGAAGACTGGCTCAGAGAAAGGCTCCGCTTTCCCCAAAGAACCCTGGTTGTAAGCTGTCCTATACGCATGGACGAGGGAGAAATAAGGGTATTCACCGGATACCGGGTGCAGCATAATTTAACCCTCGGCCCCTGCAAGGGCGGGGTTCGATACCATCCGGATGTGGACATGGGAGAAGTAGCATCTCTGGCCATGGGTATGAGCTGGAAATGCGGCCTGGCGGAGTTACCATTTGGGGGGGCAAAAGGTGGGGTTTCTGTGGACCCCATGGAACTCTCCTTGGGCGAACTAGAACGCCTTACCCGGAGATATACGGCTGAAATCCTGCCCATAATAGGCCCGAACAAAGATATTCCGGCACCGGATATGGGAACAAACCCACAAACCATGGCTTGGATGATGGATACCTACAGTATGACCGAGGGTTACACGACGCCCGCTGTGGTCACCGGTAAGCCGGTTATTATCGGAGGGTCTCTGGGAAGAGAAGAGGCAACCGGGTTTGGAGTAGCTTACATAGTCGAGGATGCTTTAAGGCATTTTAAGAAAAGCCTACCCGGGGCAAAGGTGGCTATCCAGGGTTTTGGGAATGTGGGAACGTACACTGCACAGAAGCTATCGGAAATGGGCTGCTCCGTCGTTGCGGTAAGCGATATGTATGGGGGAATTTATAATTCATCGGGCCTGCCTGTTCATGAACTGTTAGACCTGGTGAGGCACAAGGGAAGGGTGCAAGAATTTAAACAGTCCGACAAGATAACAAACGATGAACTAATAACCCTCGACTGCGACGTTCTTATTCCGGCGGCCGTAGGAAGGGTAATCACAAAAGAGAACGCCAATAAGCTTAGATGTAAGATGGTTGTGGAAGGGGCGAATGGCCCCACCACTGCCGATGCTGACGACATCCTGGCGGAAAGAGGGATCCCGGTGGTCCCGGATATTCTGGCCAATGCCGGGGGGGTAATCGTTTCATACTACGAATGGGTGCAGGGTCTTCAGGAATATTACTGGTCTAAGGATATGGTCTTTACCGAGCTTCAGAAGCGGATGCGGGGAATGTTTAATAAGGTATCCCATTTTGCCCTGGAAAAAGCGGTTTCACTCCGTATGGCCGCACTCATGTTTGGCATTAACCAGGTCGCTCAAGCAAAGAAGCTCCGTGGTCTTTATCCGTAA
- the thiD gene encoding bifunctional hydroxymethylpyrimidine kinase/phosphomethylpyrimidine kinase, protein MIQKIPRALTIAGSDSGGGAGIQADLKTFTALRVYGLSVLTSITAQNTLSVLGINDIPPEFVELQIDAVLSDIGADAVKTGMLSNEGIILAVTKKIKRYGVENLVVDPVMRAKSGDALLDPGAEEALKRELLPLALVVTPNIPEAQALSGVAISSFDDMREAAEKIKSFGPRYVLIKGGHLEWAKEAVDIMYDGKGFDLFQAPRVETKNTHGTGCTYSSAICAGLAKGLDVPEAVRQAKQYVTEAIIRSFGLGKGHGPLNHFWKFEQESQR, encoded by the coding sequence ATGATCCAAAAGATTCCGCGGGCGCTGACGATTGCCGGCTCGGACTCCGGCGGAGGAGCCGGAATTCAGGCCGATTTAAAGACTTTTACAGCACTCCGGGTTTACGGACTCTCGGTGCTTACCTCGATAACCGCTCAAAATACCTTGTCTGTTCTCGGTATCAACGATATACCGCCTGAATTTGTGGAACTGCAGATCGATGCCGTTCTTAGCGACATAGGGGCTGATGCTGTTAAGACTGGGATGCTGTCGAATGAGGGGATAATCCTAGCGGTAACTAAAAAGATTAAACGGTATGGCGTTGAAAACCTGGTTGTAGACCCGGTCATGAGGGCAAAGAGCGGGGATGCGCTTTTGGACCCGGGAGCGGAGGAAGCATTGAAACGAGAGCTTCTTCCCCTAGCCTTGGTCGTTACTCCTAATATTCCGGAAGCGCAGGCTCTTTCAGGGGTAGCAATTTCTTCCTTCGACGATATGAGAGAAGCGGCTGAAAAAATAAAGTCCTTCGGACCTCGGTATGTTTTGATAAAAGGGGGGCACCTTGAATGGGCCAAAGAGGCAGTAGATATTATGTATGATGGAAAAGGATTTGACCTGTTCCAAGCCCCCAGGGTTGAAACCAAGAATACACATGGCACGGGATGCACTTACTCTTCGGCCATTTGCGCAGGGCTGGCGAAGGGGCTCGATGTGCCGGAAGCGGTTAGGCAGGCTAAGCAGTATGTCACCGAGGCTATAATAAGGTCTTTTGGCCTGGGCAAAGGGCATGGGCCATTGAATCACTTTTGGAAGTTCGAACAAGAGAGCCAAAGATGA
- the folD gene encoding bifunctional methylenetetrahydrofolate dehydrogenase/methenyltetrahydrofolate cyclohydrolase FolD: MAHIIDGKEVSQHIRKEVANEVLKLKGERGITPGLAAVLVGDNPASQIYVRNKRKACEEAGIYSEEYRLAEETTEDELLSLIMRLNEDKRIHGILVQLPLPKQINETKILRSVSPLKDIDGFHPENVGFLVEGNPRFIPCTPHGIIKLLDYYKIEIQGKEAVVVGRSNIVGKPVSLLLLHRHATVTICHSRTRPLEEVTRRADILVAAMGRAKFITGNMVKEGVAVIDVGINRLDDGKLVGDVDFESVREKASYITPVPGGVGPMTIAMLLWNTLSSARDFHEL, from the coding sequence ATGGCACATATCATAGACGGCAAAGAGGTCTCACAACACATAAGAAAGGAAGTCGCAAACGAGGTATTAAAACTAAAAGGGGAAAGGGGAATAACCCCTGGGCTGGCGGCAGTTCTGGTGGGGGATAATCCGGCATCGCAAATCTATGTGCGGAACAAGAGAAAAGCTTGTGAGGAGGCTGGAATATATTCAGAGGAGTATAGACTGGCGGAAGAAACTACCGAGGACGAGCTCCTTTCACTTATAATGAGGCTTAACGAAGATAAAAGAATCCATGGAATACTGGTGCAGCTACCCCTTCCCAAGCAGATAAACGAGACCAAAATCCTGCGGTCGGTATCTCCGTTAAAGGATATCGACGGGTTTCATCCGGAAAATGTAGGGTTTCTGGTAGAGGGCAATCCCCGGTTTATTCCCTGCACCCCACACGGCATAATCAAGCTTTTAGACTATTATAAGATTGAAATACAGGGTAAAGAGGCTGTCGTAGTGGGGAGGAGCAATATCGTGGGGAAACCGGTATCGCTTCTTCTGCTACACCGTCATGCCACGGTTACCATTTGCCATTCACGGACTAGACCCCTCGAAGAGGTTACGCGGCGAGCAGACATATTGGTAGCGGCTATGGGGCGTGCTAAATTTATAACCGGAAATATGGTCAAGGAAGGCGTGGCGGTAATAGATGTGGGAATTAATCGACTTGACGATGGGAAGCTGGTGGGGGATGTTGATTTCGAAAGCGTCCGGGAGAAGGCCTCTTATATAACCCCCGTCCCGGGCGGGGTTGGGCCTATGACCATAGCCATGCTTCTCTGGAATACGTTGTCGTCAGCCAGGGATTTTCATGAACTATAG
- a CDS encoding fumarylacetoacetate hydrolase family protein produces the protein MRFLRFKSEEGKTGFGLLEGKSVIEVEGNIFGEYRIAKAEHRLDKIKLLPPCLPTKIVAVGLNYKDHAEEMKKDPPEEPMLFMKPSTSVIGHEDKIIYPKHMSSRVDYEGELAVVIGRKASWVKEREAYQYVFGYTCINDVTARDLQAKDVQYTRAKGFDTFAPIGPVIETEVDPANLKITTILNGEIRQHSSTSNLIFSVPRLLSFISHVMTLLPGDIIATGTPAGIGPMKSGDKVEVEIEGIGVLRNYVE, from the coding sequence ATGCGATTTCTTAGGTTTAAAAGTGAAGAAGGAAAAACCGGGTTCGGCCTACTCGAGGGAAAGAGCGTTATCGAGGTCGAGGGTAATATTTTCGGGGAGTACAGGATAGCCAAGGCTGAACACCGACTAGATAAGATAAAACTACTCCCTCCGTGCCTGCCCACTAAAATCGTAGCAGTAGGGCTCAACTACAAAGACCATGCCGAGGAAATGAAAAAAGACCCCCCGGAAGAACCGATGCTCTTCATGAAGCCGAGCACCTCGGTTATCGGCCATGAGGATAAGATTATCTATCCAAAACACATGTCCTCCCGGGTTGACTACGAGGGAGAACTGGCCGTTGTGATTGGGAGGAAAGCAAGTTGGGTGAAGGAAAGGGAGGCTTATCAATACGTTTTCGGATACACCTGTATAAACGATGTGACGGCGCGTGATCTTCAGGCAAAAGACGTGCAGTATACACGGGCAAAGGGTTTTGACACATTTGCCCCCATCGGCCCGGTTATAGAAACCGAAGTTGATCCTGCTAACCTCAAAATCACGACCATCCTCAACGGAGAAATAAGGCAACACTCCAGTACTTCAAATCTCATATTCAGCGTGCCAAGGCTCCTAAGCTTTATCTCTCACGTTATGACCCTTTTACCCGGGGATATTATCGCCACCGGTACCCCCGCCGGAATAGGTCCCATGAAAAGTGGGGATAAAGTTGAGGTAGAAATCGAGGGAATTGGAGTTCTGAGGAACTATGTGGAGTGA
- a CDS encoding enoyl-CoA hydratase-related protein, with amino-acid sequence MEFEFITYEREPNDIGILTINRPKVLNALSWMTLKELRFFLEDILPKEGLKALIITGAGDKAFVAGADISEMNQMKDTEFQEYVDLAHKVYHLIENDPSPCLAAINGYALGGGCELALSCDIRIASERAKLGFPEVKLGIFPGWGGTQRVTRILGLGKTKELVFTGEMIDAQEALRIGLVEKVVPHEKVMEEARNLALIISKRGPRAVRMAKTAINAGSEMDLQKALLLEKTLVSLCFDSEDRVEGMRAFLEKREPSFSGR; translated from the coding sequence ATGGAATTTGAATTTATCACTTATGAAAGAGAGCCCAACGACATAGGTATCCTGACCATAAATCGCCCGAAGGTACTCAATGCGCTAAGCTGGATGACCCTTAAGGAACTCCGGTTTTTCCTCGAAGACATCCTTCCTAAAGAAGGCCTTAAGGCCCTGATTATAACCGGAGCAGGGGATAAAGCCTTTGTCGCCGGGGCCGACATCTCAGAGATGAACCAGATGAAGGACACCGAGTTTCAGGAATACGTAGACCTTGCACACAAGGTTTATCATCTTATAGAGAATGACCCAAGCCCTTGCCTAGCCGCAATTAACGGATATGCGCTAGGAGGGGGATGTGAACTGGCCCTTTCCTGTGACATCAGGATAGCTTCGGAGAGGGCCAAGCTGGGGTTTCCAGAGGTGAAGCTGGGTATATTCCCCGGATGGGGCGGCACTCAAAGGGTGACCAGGATTTTGGGTCTGGGAAAAACCAAGGAGCTGGTTTTCACCGGTGAGATGATAGACGCCCAAGAGGCACTGAGAATTGGGCTTGTGGAGAAAGTCGTACCCCACGAAAAGGTAATGGAAGAGGCCAGGAATCTTGCCCTTATTATTTCCAAGAGAGGACCGAGAGCAGTCAGAATGGCCAAGACAGCCATAAACGCTGGCTCGGAGATGGATTTACAGAAGGCCTTACTACTCGAAAAGACCCTGGTATCCCTATGTTTTGACTCTGAGGACAGAGTGGAAGGCATGAGGGCTTTCCTCGAAAAACGGGAACCCTCTTTTAGCGGCAGATAA
- the truA gene encoding tRNA pseudouridine(38-40) synthase TruA: MRNIKLIIEYDGTNYLGWQRQPQGQTIQECIEKALEKITKEKINVIGSGRTDSGVHALAQVANFKTETKMTPSQFQKALNSSLPKDIVIKEAEEVDIHFHAQLDAKSKVYAYRILNSPFPSALERQRAWFIPVKLDKSKMKKAAQMLLGRHDFSAFALSKTNVKTKVRTVLTVGLDEKHDSIIEFHIEANGFLKGMVRLIVGTLVHVGKGKIDIQDFKRILETGEKTHFVRSAPPWGLFLKEVKY, from the coding sequence ATGCGCAACATAAAACTCATCATAGAATACGACGGCACGAATTATTTAGGATGGCAGAGACAACCCCAAGGCCAGACGATACAAGAGTGCATAGAAAAGGCCCTGGAAAAGATCACCAAGGAGAAAATAAATGTTATCGGCTCGGGCAGGACAGATTCCGGGGTACATGCACTGGCGCAAGTGGCAAATTTCAAGACCGAGACTAAAATGACCCCTTCTCAATTCCAGAAAGCGCTTAACTCTTCCTTACCAAAAGATATAGTGATTAAGGAAGCCGAAGAGGTGGACATCCACTTCCACGCCCAGCTAGACGCAAAAAGCAAGGTATATGCTTATAGAATCTTGAATAGCCCCTTCCCATCGGCACTAGAAAGACAAAGAGCCTGGTTTATCCCGGTTAAGCTAGATAAATCCAAAATGAAAAAAGCCGCCCAGATGCTCTTAGGCCGGCACGATTTTAGTGCCTTCGCGTTATCCAAAACTAATGTAAAAACCAAGGTACGCACGGTCTTGACCGTAGGCCTGGATGAAAAACACGATTCCATTATCGAGTTTCACATAGAGGCTAACGGGTTTCTCAAGGGTATGGTTCGTTTAATAGTAGGAACACTTGTACACGTGGGAAAAGGTAAAATCGATATCCAGGATTTTAAGAGAATTCTGGAAACGGGCGAGAAGACACATTTCGTGCGCTCTGCTCCGCCTTGGGGACTTTTCCTCAAAGAGGTAAAGTATTGA
- a CDS encoding ABC transporter permease — MFKFILSRAFTGSSVVFVVATFTFFLLRALPGGPFDTEKKLPPQIQKNIEEKYRLNEPILKQYGIYLKNLVRGDLGPSYKYVDRSVNEIIKETLPVSVTLGIVALLITIGVGTTLGILSSTRPRGFLDFLSFSVATALVSVPNFVVGAILIYLFSVKLGLFPAALWGRLEHLVLPGLTLAAGPTAYLTRLIRASMLETSQAPFVKTARAKGLGEVKVVVKHILRNALIPVVTVLGPITAYLVTGSFVVEHIFAIPGMGRFFVFAVSNRDYPLVMGITIVYTLILVLANLIVDICYTLLDPRIKFEKRKN; from the coding sequence ATGTTCAAATTCATACTTAGTCGCGCCTTTACCGGGTCTTCAGTTGTTTTCGTAGTAGCCACATTCACCTTCTTTCTATTAAGGGCCCTGCCCGGCGGCCCCTTCGACACGGAAAAGAAGCTTCCTCCCCAAATTCAAAAAAACATAGAAGAAAAATATAGGCTTAACGAACCAATATTAAAGCAATATGGAATTTACCTGAAAAACCTGGTTCGAGGGGACTTAGGTCCTTCCTACAAATACGTCGACCGCTCGGTGAACGAGATCATTAAAGAGACCCTCCCCGTCTCGGTCACCCTGGGGATTGTCGCGCTTTTAATCACGATAGGAGTGGGGACGACCCTGGGGATACTCTCGTCAACCCGGCCTAGAGGGTTCTTGGATTTTCTTTCCTTCTCCGTAGCAACCGCACTGGTCTCCGTCCCCAACTTCGTAGTGGGCGCCATTCTAATATACCTATTCTCGGTGAAACTGGGCTTGTTCCCGGCCGCCCTATGGGGAAGGCTGGAACACCTTGTACTCCCCGGGTTGACCCTAGCGGCGGGGCCCACCGCCTATCTTACCCGCTTGATAAGGGCCAGTATGCTGGAAACCTCCCAAGCGCCATTCGTAAAAACGGCCAGGGCTAAAGGACTGGGTGAAGTAAAGGTGGTGGTAAAGCACATCCTGAGAAATGCACTTATTCCAGTAGTAACCGTGTTGGGGCCGATCACCGCTTATCTGGTCACCGGGTCATTCGTGGTAGAGCATATATTTGCGATCCCGGGAATGGGAAGATTTTTCGTATTTGCGGTTTCAAACAGGGACTACCCGCTGGTCATGGGAATAACCATTGTTTACACGTTAATACTCGTCCTAGCCAATTTAATCGTGGATATCTGCTATACCCTCCTCGACCCGAGGATAAAGTTTGAGAAAAGAAAAAATTAG
- a CDS encoding MXAN_5808 family serine peptidase, with protein MSNLIRRNRFIFFVFLLLVYLLFLSPRLQNSEKESGQGGNVNILPLTMRYVKRYYVDQPAINPRAMLVNGLNKLERTLDEVLVSFPDGENSPTFVVRVMGEEKTFTMTDVVDLDSAADKVEEVFRFVMPRRVSKEPTAIDVEYAVTDEMLKTLDPYSGIITPQVYQEFTIETEGSFGGLGIVIGIRDGNLTVIAPIEGTPAYRVGIKPNDRIVQIEDESTVNMSLIEAVGKLRGPKGSVVNIHIHREGLPEPKRFSIVRDTINIQSVEAFNLNDGIIYVKIRDFQKNTLSNLQDTLKDFAKNGTLKGLILDLRGNPGGLLDQAERISDLFLKSGVVVTTEIGNSKKPYYAQHEDYDFSGRIVVLVDSGSASASEIVAGAIKNNDRGVVIGQRTFGKGSVQQIFDLNDGSALKLTIAHYLTPGDISIQDIGITPDIGIQPAVISREIALGSPPENEQREKSNGQKETTDKPVYTISYLETQEPVTDPDEETPEEALSRQERRKKIENDFYVTLAKEIIRSSDSVAREKMLGEAQDKIHRISKDEERKIEEMWQEIGVDWSLDGAFPGASTLDVKLEPGVLRAKAGDQLTVTAEVENTGPATIYRLNAITKSEDEIFNGKEFTFGRLNPGEKRKWSVTFEIPRWVLTREAEITLEFKDAYNTAFPDSKFEAVIEELPRPIFAFNYQVIDDGRHGSEGNGDGIPEVGETIALLVRIKNIGKGTAEEGVLSLKNLSGDKAFLKRGRVQFKNLNPGEIKEEVLTFSAKKPDSLINMELQMLDEVLREGLTSKVQIPEKSGQVRFPASSRVVIVSRDKAPIRGGSFIEAPIIAVSEKGSVFTSTVESEGWLKLKLGEKLTGWVSKDDVVFADSQVLPSDSGFTEVFQKPPTINLANPPLHTNSDQINLSGAIRDEYGIQLVSIFVGDDKVELLPSQGKDVPISIPVKLADGINSVTVYAKNAKDVFSKRTFVVRKGA; from the coding sequence ATGTCCAATCTAATAAGGAGAAACCGATTTATTTTTTTTGTTTTTCTCCTCCTGGTTTACCTTTTATTTCTCTCGCCCAGGCTTCAAAACTCTGAAAAAGAATCAGGCCAGGGCGGCAATGTAAACATTCTTCCCCTGACCATGCGTTATGTGAAAAGATACTATGTGGATCAACCGGCTATAAACCCCCGGGCTATGCTGGTCAACGGGCTCAACAAATTGGAAAGAACCCTCGACGAGGTGCTGGTCAGCTTTCCGGATGGAGAGAACAGCCCTACTTTCGTCGTCCGGGTGATGGGTGAAGAAAAGACCTTTACCATGACCGATGTCGTCGACCTGGATAGCGCCGCCGATAAAGTGGAGGAGGTTTTTCGTTTCGTCATGCCCCGCCGGGTCTCCAAAGAACCTACGGCCATTGACGTAGAGTACGCCGTAACCGATGAGATGCTCAAGACCCTTGACCCTTATTCCGGGATAATTACCCCCCAGGTTTATCAGGAATTCACCATCGAAACCGAGGGCAGCTTTGGCGGCCTGGGTATAGTCATAGGAATCAGGGACGGGAATCTAACCGTCATCGCCCCGATCGAAGGAACGCCGGCTTACCGGGTCGGGATAAAACCCAACGACCGGATTGTCCAGATCGAGGATGAATCCACGGTAAACATGTCTCTCATCGAGGCGGTGGGAAAGCTCAGGGGGCCGAAAGGCAGCGTGGTGAACATCCATATCCACAGGGAAGGCCTTCCTGAACCAAAAAGATTCTCCATCGTCAGAGACACCATTAACATCCAAAGCGTAGAAGCCTTCAATCTTAATGACGGTATCATATACGTTAAAATAAGGGACTTTCAGAAAAACACCCTATCCAACCTGCAGGATACCCTTAAGGACTTCGCCAAGAACGGCACTTTGAAGGGACTCATACTCGACCTCAGAGGAAATCCAGGAGGGCTTTTGGACCAGGCGGAAAGAATTTCAGACCTATTTCTAAAGAGCGGGGTTGTAGTAACCACTGAGATTGGAAATTCAAAAAAACCATACTATGCACAGCATGAAGATTATGATTTCAGCGGAAGGATAGTCGTCCTCGTAGACTCGGGCAGCGCCAGCGCATCGGAGATCGTGGCCGGGGCTATAAAGAACAACGACCGGGGGGTAGTCATCGGGCAGAGGACATTCGGCAAAGGTTCGGTCCAGCAAATATTCGACCTTAACGACGGCTCCGCGCTCAAGTTGACCATTGCCCATTATCTCACACCGGGCGATATTTCCATACAAGATATAGGAATTACACCGGATATCGGTATTCAACCGGCGGTTATTTCCAGGGAAATCGCCCTCGGTTCCCCTCCCGAGAACGAGCAGCGCGAAAAGTCAAACGGACAAAAGGAAACAACCGATAAACCAGTCTACACAATCAGCTACCTGGAGACCCAGGAGCCGGTTACTGACCCGGACGAGGAGACTCCGGAAGAAGCCCTCAGCCGCCAAGAGAGAAGGAAAAAAATCGAGAACGATTTCTATGTAACCCTGGCCAAAGAAATTATCCGCTCCTCCGACTCGGTAGCCAGGGAAAAGATGCTCGGGGAGGCGCAGGATAAAATACACCGAATCTCCAAGGATGAAGAAAGAAAGATAGAGGAAATGTGGCAGGAGATAGGGGTGGACTGGTCACTGGACGGGGCATTTCCAGGGGCTTCTACCCTCGACGTCAAACTGGAGCCAGGCGTTCTTAGGGCTAAGGCGGGGGACCAGCTTACGGTTACAGCCGAGGTGGAAAATACCGGGCCGGCGACTATTTACCGGCTAAACGCCATAACCAAATCCGAGGACGAGATATTCAACGGCAAGGAGTTTACCTTTGGGAGACTAAATCCTGGAGAGAAAAGAAAGTGGAGCGTAACATTTGAAATCCCCAGGTGGGTTCTGACCAGGGAAGCCGAAATCACCCTTGAGTTCAAGGATGCATACAATACTGCCTTTCCCGATTCCAAGTTTGAGGCGGTAATAGAGGAGCTTCCCAGGCCAATCTTTGCCTTCAATTACCAGGTCATAGACGACGGAAGGCACGGCTCCGAGGGAAACGGAGACGGAATCCCGGAGGTGGGAGAGACCATAGCGCTTTTAGTCAGGATAAAAAACATTGGAAAGGGAACGGCAGAGGAGGGGGTTTTATCGCTTAAAAATCTCTCCGGTGATAAAGCGTTCCTGAAAAGGGGCAGGGTACAGTTTAAGAACCTTAACCCCGGCGAAATAAAAGAGGAGGTCTTAACATTCAGCGCTAAAAAGCCGGACAGCTTAATTAACATGGAGCTTCAGATGTTGGATGAAGTTTTGAGGGAAGGGCTAACCAGTAAGGTACAAATCCCCGAAAAAAGCGGCCAAGTACGGTTCCCGGCCAGCTCACGGGTAGTCATAGTCTCCAGGGATAAGGCGCCGATAAGAGGAGGAAGCTTTATCGAAGCTCCGATTATCGCTGTATCCGAAAAAGGCTCGGTTTTTACGAGCACGGTAGAGAGCGAAGGCTGGCTAAAACTCAAACTTGGCGAAAAACTAACCGGCTGGGTGAGTAAGGACGACGTCGTCTTCGCGGATTCCCAGGTACTCCCCAGCGACTCCGGTTTTACCGAGGTTTTTCAAAAGCCACCTACTATAAATTTAGCCAACCCCCCGCTTCATACCAATTCCGACCAAATAAACCTGAGCGGAGCTATAAGGGATGAGTACGGAATTCAACTGGTCTCAATCTTCGTGGGGGACGATAAGGTGGAATTGCTGCCGTCCCAGGGAAAGGATGTGCCCATCTCCATACCGGTAAAGCTAGCCGATGGGATTAATTCGGTAACGGTTTATGCAAAGAACGCCAAGGATGTATTCTCGAAGAGAACCTTCGTGGTGAGGAAGGGAGCTTAA